The nucleotide window aTCTATATCGACATGAGcatagaattatttttagaatTCTTCTATACTATAAAGAATGtctattttttgtaaaactgcATGAGGCTctaccgttttttttttttttcaaaataagtAGGGTATAGataatacattatttaaagtaaatttttttttaatttatttggttaatgaaaaaagtattaataaatttatcatattaCTAGGAATatcaaattttatgaaaattaagCTTTCTTAActaaagcaaaataatacattttatttgaCTTATAATTAGGAttagataaatatttttatttataaaaagctTTCATCATATAGCTACTTTAGCTcaagttttcctttttaaaattttatcattctattttttatttccaaaacaaattttttgttgcggctttttttccattcttgCCTTATTTTACTTGCTACCACTTTAGCAGTTacactaaaaataaaataaattaaaccaAAATAACCTcattcttataaatattattaatctTAACAAAATGGTTGCAAAAAACGCTTTTTCCAGCGAAGTCGCTGAAAcccaaaagaaggaaaaatcaaATGTCCACAAGTACTGTGGAAAGGCCCTTGCATTAACCCTCCTGTTAGTGATCTTAGGATTCAGCGCCAACGTGGTACGTGTATTACTCCCCAGATTTTAAGGCCATATCTAGGCATTCTCCCAAATTATcgatttattatttattaaattcgGTATATTACTTTaaattgtgattttttttccatgtaaaaaatgattccccccctcccgctCCTATTTTgcatgtgccttttttttagccaacttttgaaaatgcaaaaaactGCGAAAATGGTGTAGAAAAACAAGTTAGTGGAAAGAACGTAAGAATTTTATTTGGACATTACGGAAGTGCTTCGTCATTTGATAGTGAAGAAAGCTTAGAGGATTTAGACACGCAATCTACTACTGTGGGGGATGACGATGCTGCTACTTTTTATTCCAGTTATGAATCCCTCAGCCCATCTGAGAGAGAAAAGTTATTAAAAGAAGAtaacgatgatgatgattaTGGTGATGATGAATACGATTTTGATTTTTCAGAATGTTTTTCCAAAGAGAAATTTAACAAGCAGAACTTTAAAACTTTGAAGGACAAATTCAGGGAGGCAATGAAAAAACCAAAATATGTCTTTTGCGCTGCGACATCTGCGGTAGTACTGATGAATTGCCCACAAGTGttatttcctatttttgTTCTGTTAGCCATTTTTGCATCAGGATTGGGCATACAATCAAAATTCcttaacaaatataaaaaaaaagaaactgtAGTATAGGTaatgagaaagaaaaattataaatccATTTGCTTTCTTCATGAGGAGGCATATTAATGGggcataaaggaaaaaaaaaaagaaaaaaatactgcAAAGGGATTATGTGCCGAAATGTTGAAAGGAAAAGTGCCACTTGGTTATACTGTTTATGAGAGTcctaaatgataatataagAAAGTTTGCTCTCTACATGCATACAAAATgtgtttcaaaaaaattgtgaaaattttatttttgcaatttatttttggcttttttgttttaatccTTTAGCAGAAAAAAGTAATGTTCcccccgaaaaaaaaaaaagaaagaaattttgttttgttttttttctcacgcttttttattttgtcgaTTTTTAAGTTTAGACGTCTGAAGTGAGAAGTGGGTTGCCACCCCGCTGTAGatattttaatgtttatttttgctctGAAAAATGAAGCTGTGCAcatgttatatttataatattgcaCACGGTCTAATTGCGTAATGTATAAGCATAGAAAAGGGGGCACATAATGTATGCCTTCATTTTATGCACTTTTGTTTGAATCCAATAATTTgctttcatttgttttttgaaaataatacatgtaATTAATcaatttgtaattatatattcgTTTTGAACTTTTTAATTACGATCTAGCAATATTgatgttcaaaaaaaaaagcgccaCTATGTGATGAGTACATAATGGGTACGTCTTTCAAATCGATCAGGTTTTGGCTTGAAAGAAATAATGCCCCCACTGAGTCGAATGCAGTGTTGGTCGAAGTATTTCCTAAAATGTggaggaggatgaggagAAGTGCCTGAGGGATTACCTTTCCCGTT belongs to Plasmodium vivax chromosome 3, whole genome shotgun sequence and includes:
- a CDS encoding hypothetical protein (encoded by transcript PVX_096050A); protein product: MVAKNAFSSEVAETQKKEKSNVHKYCGKALALTLLLVILGFSANVPTFENAKNCENGVEKQVSGKNVRILFGHYGSASSFDSEESLEDLDTQSTTVGDDDAATFYSSYESLSPSEREKLLKEDNDDDDYGDDEYDFDFSECFSKEKFNKQNFKTLKDKFREAMKKPKYVFCAATSAVVLMNCPQVLFPIFVLLAIFASGLGIQSKFLNKYKKKETVV